The genome window TCAAGATTCGTTTTATGATCATGCCTTTTCCTTGTTATGTTAATCTGATATTGAGTTGATCATATttagtttttagggtttcttgtttttttcttcagtttttttttttttttagtaagtttTTTGGTTAACTCAATCTAACTTGTAAAATTTAAGTTCTTGTGTTAGGACTTGGGATGCATACATGTAATCGAGAGTGTGTGTGCAAGATTTCAATCCTACATATGCATATGGTTGAGTACAATGTTATTAAAGCCGGCCCAGCTAGTCAAACTGATAACCCAATGACCTGGCACATAGAATGGTTCTGGTTTACCTTGTTGACATAAGAAAAAAGGAttagataattttttgaaaaaggttcTAAACTCTAGTATACAAATGTTGACTCTATGACTATGAGATTAAATAGAAATGTCACTACTTTTTTGCTTTAGGTAAAGAAAAGGTTTTCATAGGCTAGGTTACATGAGCTTTCTCCCACCTTACGtcctttatctctctctctcaatagttTATAGAGTAAAAAGGAAGGTATTAGAGAACAAATTCCTGAATTAAGGATTGATTAGGATGGGAAAATTACGATAGAAGATAGTGATTGACAAAGCTTTGTTTTCATTAGAGCCCTGTTTTTATTTAACAACAAAATTATTGAAGAAAAGGGGCAAAGGGTTTGTCTTTTTCGTTTGGAATAACAAAGCCAACCACAAATGCGGCATTatgaaggtaaaaaaagaagaagagcaataGGCGATCAAAAGGAAACAAATGGTGGAAACAATGATAAAAAAACTGGTGGAAACAAAGAATATATGGTCTATTATAAGCCTAAGACCAAATCTTATGTACACAAAAGATTAGGTGGtggattcaaataaaaatagtgaTGTTTGGATGTTTCCTTTTGTGGTATTGCTTGTATAATTCATCCAAAATGAAGCAAAGAGTGGTCTAATCTTAACCCATATATAAGTCCATTAACAGCGCACTTAGAGAATAGAGGGTGGTTCCCAATTAAAAGTGGCTAAGGTGATGCTTTCATACTTCTTTTGATCACTTTTATATGAATCTAGCGACAAATTGTCATTCAATTATATGCGCTAATTGATTATTAAGGTTGAGGGAATCTTGGGAAAAAGATTTTGTTTCCAACGAAGTGTACCTTTTCACCAATATTACATTGAAGCtaacaacatttttttgaacaaaatatATGATGATAAGCACAAACACGTGGAGTTTGCCACACATAGAATTGAGGATTTATAGTTGACCCTAAGAACTTGGGACTaacattttgttattattgtttgaAATCTTTAAAAAAGAGATCCCTACCAATGTTTCCTAGCTTTCTCTGTAAGTATTAGATGTAACTTGGAAAGATCAATCAATGAGTTTTGGCCGGATGATTGGACAGAGTTATCTGTTTTATTGGATGGAAAATCTCTTAGGACGCTCATGGACCAAATGGattcaaattaatatatatatatatatatatatatttttttttttggtagaggATTCAAATTGATATTGCACTTTATGCAATGAAAAATCTTGTTTTGGATCCATCATGGTGTATTATTATGTTCTAAAAAGTCTAGTTCGCATATCCAATATGGGAACCCCATTGCACGAGTTATGCGAACCCCATTGCACGAGTGACAAGTACCAATAACActtttgctttttgctttttccattttttttttttgttttgggatgctagagcactcacagcaaagtatgtaaaaaatataacttttagcaacttaaaaaacaactttatctattttaacagtTTACTTTACAATGCACCCAGCATCAAAGACTATCTTTTTAGCAAcccatttaaaataatataaacaactcaatAAGATAATAATATACATTCACCACAAAAACCAACACAACAGCAACAGCCACCTCCACCGTCACCCTACTAGCCACAACCATAAACCacagtagaaaaaaaaaaaaaaaatccagccaCCAACAATGTTTCTCTTCCACTTCTCAACCCACGtccaccaaccaaaaaaaaaaaaaaaaaaaaaccctacaatCCAGCCACCACCAACCTTCTTCTTCCACTTCTCAACCACAACCAGAAACACAACACAACTTAATAGAAATCAAACTGTTGGGTTCTAAGATTTTAGGTTTAAATCTATTAGAACtttaatttgtaatgttggcaaatcatgatcaaaatgtttaatcttgttttagacttgctcaaagtgtgtttaagtgtaaagttggaattgagtgtactgcaggatttactgtgtaaatctacctggctcgattgatcgagaattagacttgatcgatTGAAGTTTgtgtagattgtttttttgcagaatttttccaactcagcccaagctcgtttgacgtgtagggttttatattttgccttaagtataaaaaagaaaaccctagccacgttttgagGTTActctttatgctgtgtgtgtgaatctcttgtgagatctagaggtggttgccttcatacacacttagggtttccaatctcaaaagtgatgtcgagagcttggtgatcaattcagttgttaATTCaaaagcttaaagatacacaagcgggtgtgcttgtacttactgagaatccaagaaagaagtaatccgtggactcggagctatcacgtggtcgtggtagtaagtttcctactcgaggtagcaataggatgttagtagtctaagtcgctattatgtaaatttcaattctttcatagtggattttttttacattgaggatagctaggttaaatcctccctaagttttttgctggtttggttttcctggattatcatatcgttgtgttttttattttccgcacttatcaatgatatgatttatatgtGTTAACCTAAATCTGCATAATTTACTTAAGTTAAttacttggctaaataactaggttaatctagctgtgtttaaggggtctaaaaatgtataCAAACAAATCGAGCCATCAATGCATAGTCATCATGACCCACGAACCAATCGGACCCATCGAAGCACAGTCACCCATGACCCACAAACAAATTGAACTACAAGATATTGAAGAGACCCATGGCCACACCATCGACCACAACCAACCTAAACCCACGAATTTGAACACGGCGACACCTTACAAATCACAAAATCGGCAACCCAAACCCATCAATCCGATCTCCAAGCTGATGTCCACGAATCTAATCTCACCTCAGCGCTGATGTCCACAATCCGATTTCACATGGGCTGGAGTCAGAGCCAAGTGGAGAGAGTAGAGGAGAAGtgagaaaggagaaagaaaagaaaagagagaaaagaaaaaatatgcgTGTGGAGTGAGAAGTGAGTGTGtggggaataaaaaaatattttttgttaataccTTTTAGCTACAATGAGTTGCTAGAGATAGTAGCTTACTGTAGCAatcactcaaaattttttagctttacCTTCTTTGCTATagtgtgtgtttttggtgttttggttgCTAAAATGACTAAATAGTCATTTTAGCAACCttattgtgaatgctctaaaggACCTATCACAAAAAGGTCTTGGTGATTTGTACTTCTAAAGACCATTGATAGGCtcctcatctctttctcttgctaAGTTTTCAAGTTGAGCCTCGAAACTTGTGGAGTACGTGATAGgaaaattcttaatttaaatTGTACTAGCAATGTAAGGTTTACATTATGGATttgtacacatttgtttagTTTGCAATGTAAATCTTACATGCTAGTACAATATAAACCTATAGATTTTGATAAGGAGACTTAAATTCAGCACATGATATTTCCCTCATTCCACAAACTGGCcaaaattttgatgatgagaCTTAAATTTAAGATCTTATAGATCACAATATCATACTAGCCTCATTACATGCACAAAGACAtttttttagtgtcataatttttcattcatcccAATTAAAGATTTACAAGTTTTTCTACTAATATTATGCATTTTGAACTACTAATACAACTAGAGTGTTATGAGGCTAACTCCAAAAAATgaacaccaaaaattaaaatcatatgtTTGTGTATggatttgttcattttttttaaactagcCTCATGACATTCCTAATTGTATTAGTGGTTTTAAATGCATAATGTTAGTGggaaaatgtgaaaaacttaAGTTGGTATGAATGAAgaattatgacactaaaccaaaaaataaaaaataaaaaagagtctCATTGCACATGCAAGCatgtgtgatgaggctagtattcCATAATCGTCATCCATTTTATTTGTTGCTTGTAATttgattgttaatttttttattttagaaaaattagtacaattagaaatatatattttagaacatttattaaattaattttttttttaaaggttagaaattattttattttatttttattgtaagtTGTGTGATTGCTTCCTCCTTCTGAAAacttaaatttgatttttccttcaatttctcAAAACTTAAGATACTGATCCAATGGTGATCATTGGCAATCTAGTCGTCGGAGTCACCACTTTGACTTTCGTTTCCTGTAGTCTGGTCACCAGACTTCTAGAACTAGTAACAGTGATCGTTGGCAATCTAGTCGTTGGAGTCACCACTTTGACTTTCATTTCTTGTGGTCTGGTCACTAGACCTCTAGAACTAGTAGCTTCAATGTTGAGCCATTGGTTTTGGTGGTTtacttgaaaaattttatttgtcatacaaaacacttgaaaatattttacatataaaatattttactttaaaacaaACGAAGAGAAAATATATACTACTTTTTGATAACCAAAATACATTCAAATTCTCctatttagaaattttaaataatagagttagacatataaaatttacaaattttaaaactcctaaattttaaataaatttaaaaaatcattttttccatgtttctccctctttcatgTTTCTTTgccaaattcaaatttgaaaataaaacaaatttttttttaagaaaataaaacaactcataaatttaaaaactcCTAATTACTGCATACTCTTAATGCGATAGTTATTCTATAAGTACAAGTGCTTGTGAGGTATGAGGGGCAAGGGTTGGGGTTCGAGTCTCCAAgaggaagtttcacacacatatatacttagattgagcgagagtaaaaaaaaaaaaaaaaaaaaaaaaatctatctgtatatatataaaaaaaaaaaaaaaaaaaaactcctaaattttaggtaatttgttttaaaaaaaattctccttCAACGTTTCCtcattaaattcaaatttaaaataaaatttattttttaaaaaaattaccaaaaaaatattttttcttttataaagaAGACAGTtacggttaaaaaaaaaaaaaaaaaaagagttaaatacagttttttttccctctttgtGCTTTTGAACATATCTAATCCCACTTTCCCACTAACTTTATACTCTCAATAACAATAGTTACTTCATTTTACATGTCTCTCCacttttatcttcttttctcGGTTACTATAATTTCTCATTCATATCCCTTAAATTTAGGCACTATCCAAAAAATtacctccctctctctctctcatgcataagcacaagtattttttttagtgcTCATTCTTTTTTGTCATCTCATTTTAACatcaattttgtttataattctCAACTTTTAGGTACTTATTTGCTTACTGTTCAATTTCTTCATTTAATTAactataaattgttttttttttttctttcaattttaagtttgtttgtttgcaatttattcatatttctttttctttttttaaattttaaaattttttttgtttgcaattcaattatatttttgtcaatCGATCTAATGCAATCATTAACTTCTGCAATGATTTTCTCATGTTAAGCCTACAATTCATTTATATCTCTCATTATCCTTAAATCTATATTTATAAAACGATATTTTACAATCTCGGATTATGTGATAGAATTGCCAAAGAGCTTTGaaatttcatcttttttattGGGGGGTTATTTGTGTTTTATGCTTTGGCgttgtgatttaatttttggacttgttttgttattgaaaatgtattagaccgtttgatttttaatttttgttattgaggAAGCAACCACACAacttacaataaattttttttttcaaaccttcaaaataaatttaatttgactaattttctaaaaaatatatttctaattGTACCAGTTTTTCCAAAATGAAACAATTAACAATCAAGTTACAAGTAACAGATATAATGGATGATGATAATGgaatactagcctcatcacatgtgCTTAGTGCATTCAATGAGAcctctttattatttattttttatttagtgtcataatttttcattcatccaAATAAGGTTTACACATTTTCCCACTAATTTTACCTAGTTAATTAGAACTACTGATGCAACTAGGGATGTCATGAGActaacttaaaaaaatgaataaacccacacacaaacacattgTTAGGAACCCATGGGTAGAACTCAACCTCAAAAACCAACTTACAAGGAGAGGATGTCCAAGAGTTTATATACCCGTAGTTAAGTTTATACTTAATCCATGTAggacactaggatcataacacATGATTTCAATTTTCGGTGTTCATTTTTTGGAGTTAACCTCATAGTACTCCTAGTTGTATTAGCAGTTCTAAATGCATAATGTTAGTGGGAAAACGTGTCAATCTtaaatttggatgaaaaaaattatgtcactaaaatgaaaaaaaaaaaaaaaaaaagcttcatccGCATGCACAAAGCACATATGATGGGGCTAGTATCCGtaaagagaggagaaaaaaagtgCCAAAGTGAGCAATAAAAAGGATATGTTCTTTACACATCATTCACCAGCAGTCAGCACCACCATTTTCATTTCTGACAGCTAACTCGTAGTAATTAAGAGATTAACTTACAAAGGGATTACCAAATAGAAATCCATTTAGAGAGCAAAATCTTAAATATTTGAGCTCAGTAAGTGAGTTCCTAAACaaatattgttttaaatataaaaacatatgTACAAATAAATCCAGAAAGCCATCCCCATCACCATGCCTAAACTAAAAAACAATACCActtacaataaaaatataattaagaaGGTCCTCTTAGAATCTTGTATCCAGATCTTCTgcttttcttctaaaaaaaaaaaaaaaaaaacatggggTTCCTCCTTTACAATCCCAAAACAGATTACCTGTTCTCTCAGCAATTCATGCAAGTCTAGCATCTCTTGCTTTCTCCTAGTTTGCTGTATCCTTGACTCTAATGGTGCAATTTCTTTGATGCAACTAGAAGTAATTGGAGCAATAACAATATTCTAGGTTGCTATTCCATTCCCCTTAACAACAACACCTTAGCTCTTTCTTCTTACTCAGTTTTTCCATTGCCAGACCCGGGCGCCCTTTCTTTTCACATTTTTAATCAATTCACCGAATCATCTTCACCATCCTTACCCTCAATCTGTGAACTTCAACACCTAcaatgtttttcttcaaaaccaATACCAACATCATCCACGGCCTCTAATTCAAAACCCACGTTTCCTAGAAATTCCGCTACCGCATTTTTACATTTCTTCTCCATCTGCATACTCGTGTCGTCCAAACTCTCCCAAGGACTTTGCCCCTCTGTTATCTAAACCCATTGAACATAAATAAACAACCCTTTAGAGTGCTCAAAGAATAGAACCATTCAATCACCTGTAGCCCTAACAATTATCAGAGGTAAAGTTGTGCGGCCAAATCATCTAGTAAGGGAGGAGAAATGGCAGAAAGTGCAGTTAGTCTACTTATACAGAATATGATCCCGCTGTTAGCCCAAGAAGCAGCACTGTTTGAGGGCATCCACGACAAAGTAGCTAACATCAAAGATGAACTTGAAAGCATTCAGTCCTTCCTCAAGGATGCTGATGGAAGAGCTGAAAGGGTGGACATGAGCAATGTTACAAAAATATGGGTCAAACAGGTAAGGGAAAAGGCTTATCGTATAGATGATGTCATTGATGAATACATACTTCATCTAGCAAAACATCGTCAAGGGCGAAGGCGACATTTCCATGTACTGTTGAAGGTTTTTCAGTTTATCATAAAACTGAAACCAAGACATGCGATTGCCTCTAAGATTCAAGATATCAACAACGATCTCAAGGTTATCAGGGAGAGAGGTGAAAGATATGGCTTCAGCAACTTGGAGCAAGGACCAAGAAATGACACAAAACATGATACATGGCATGACCCTCGAGTGGCATCCCTTTTCATTGAGGAAGCAGAGGTTGTGGGCTTTGAGTCTCCCAGAGACAAATTGATAGAGTGGTTGGTAGAAGGACCATCTAATCGCATGGTGATATCAGTGGTTGGCATTGGTGGCCTTGGCAAGACCACTCTTGTTAAGAAAGTGTATGACAATGAGATTGTGGTGACACACTTTGATTGTCGTGCTTGGATTACTGTATCACAATCATATAAGATGGAGGAGCTATTAAGGGAGATAATAAAGCAAGTCTACAAGGCAAGAAAGGAGTTTTATCCCAAGGAAATTGATACAATGAAAGAGACATCACTAATTGAGAAATTGAAGCAATATCTAGATGAACTGAGGTATGTAGTAATTTTTGATGATTTATGGGTTGTAGAATTTTGGGAACATGTAAAATATGCTTTCCCAAAGAACAACAAGGGCAGTAGAATAGTAATCACAACCAGAAGTGAGGAAGTTGCTCCGTCAAACAAGGAATCTCCATATTATCATGTGTACAAGCTACCACCTCTTTCTTTAGAAAAGGCCTTAGAGCTTTTCTACAAAAAGGTTTTCCAATGTGATGGGGGGGAATGTCCTCCTATTTTTATTGAGTTATCACATGCCATTGTTGAGAGATGCGGAGGGTTACCACTAGCAATAGTGGCTATAGGGGGTCTTTTGTCAACCAAAGACAAGATTCTCTATGAGTGGTGCAAATTGCATAATAGTCTTAGCTCAGAGCTAGAAACAAATCCCCATCTCATGAATATCACCAAAATTTTATCCCTCAGTTATCATGATCTACCCTACAACCTCAAAGcttgtttcttatattttggcATGTTTCCAGAAGACTATTCTATTAATTGTGCAAGACTAATTCGACTATGGATAGCAGAGGgttttgtaaaagaaaagaaagggataACATTAGAAGATGTTGCACAAAGCTATTTGAACCAGCTCATT of Quercus lobata isolate SW786 chromosome 8, ValleyOak3.0 Primary Assembly, whole genome shotgun sequence contains these proteins:
- the LOC115955509 gene encoding disease resistance protein RPM1-like gives rise to the protein MAESAVSLLIQNMIPLLAQEAALFEGIHDKVANIKDELESIQSFLKDADGRAERVDMSNVTKIWVKQVREKAYRIDDVIDEYILHLAKHRQGRRRHFHVLLKVFQFIIKLKPRHAIASKIQDINNDLKVIRERGERYGFSNLEQGPRNDTKHDTWHDPRVASLFIEEAEVVGFESPRDKLIEWLVEGPSNRMVISVVGIGGLGKTTLVKKVYDNEIVVTHFDCRAWITVSQSYKMEELLREIIKQVYKARKEFYPKEIDTMKETSLIEKLKQYLDELRYVVIFDDLWVVEFWEHVKYAFPKNNKGSRIVITTRSEEVAPSNKESPYYHVYKLPPLSLEKALELFYKKVFQCDGGECPPIFIELSHAIVERCGGLPLAIVAIGGLLSTKDKILYEWCKLHNSLSSELETNPHLMNITKILSLSYHDLPYNLKACFLYFGMFPEDYSINCARLIRLWIAEGFVKEKKGITLEDVAQSYLNQLIHRSLVQVAWSDDVGRFRSCRVHDMLREVILSRSEELSFSLISMQDYTNFDRIARRLSIQKNVNTSLKSITSSQTRTILILGLDEVPNSFLANSFANFKLMKTMDFEGAPIDYIPKEVGNLFHLRYLSLRDTKVQILPKSIGKLHNLETLDLKRSLVSELPIEISGLRKLRYLVAYTVNNDIEYSTDFRPAVKIHNGIGCLQSLQKLFKIEVDNHALIVELGSLRQLRKLQISKLKRENGMVFCTALEKMSNLQSLRIYATSEEEVLELQSMSSPPPLLQSVALCGRLEKFPEWISKLMGVVRVGFFWSKLIDDPLKVLQTLPNLMDLWLYDGYEGEQLHFEGGGFKKLKCVGLRNLKGLNRLMIDEGSLPLLEELRIGPSPQLKEVPSSIHYLKSLKDLIFYEMPNEFVLSLQPDGGLDFGKVKDIPRVNFWYRTKGESYKGYNLGDPELLERLRS